The following coding sequences are from one Halorubrum sp. BOL3-1 window:
- a CDS encoding helix-turn-helix domain-containing protein translates to MSTDSEPLEVWCAGSEWCPITTTATLIGRKWHPVVIHRLLENGPLGFNALKEDVDGISGKVQSDVLEDLEEHGFVDRTVVSEKPFRVEYSLTDQGRSLEPVIVAMRDWGKEHLAPPDDQ, encoded by the coding sequence ATGAGTACGGACTCGGAGCCGCTGGAAGTGTGGTGTGCGGGCAGCGAGTGGTGTCCGATCACGACGACGGCGACGCTGATCGGCAGGAAATGGCACCCGGTCGTTATCCACCGGCTCCTCGAAAACGGTCCGCTGGGATTCAACGCGCTCAAAGAGGACGTCGACGGGATCTCGGGGAAGGTCCAGTCCGACGTCCTCGAAGACTTGGAAGAACACGGGTTCGTCGACCGGACCGTCGTCAGCGAGAAACCGTTCCGGGTGGAGTACTCGCTGACGGACCAAGGGCGGTCGCTAGAGCCCGTGATCGTCGCCATGCGCGACTGGGGCAAGGAACACCTCGCGCCGCCGGACGACCAGTGA
- a CDS encoding redoxin domain-containing protein, which yields MVTVGDAAPSFELPGTGGSDTEVPTYRLDDALGDGPVVLAFYAFDFHPGCAEQLCSIRDLSWFDVDPDVSVFGISTDRVFSHRAFAEQHDIDFPLLSDSDGGVAEAYDVFRSELLGHRRVSKRALFLLDTEGTVRYRWVGEGPEATPNLTPLYEALEEVSD from the coding sequence ATGGTCACCGTTGGGGACGCCGCACCGTCCTTCGAGCTCCCCGGAACCGGTGGGAGCGATACGGAGGTACCGACGTATCGGCTCGACGACGCTCTGGGCGACGGTCCGGTGGTCCTCGCCTTCTACGCGTTCGACTTCCATCCGGGCTGTGCGGAACAGCTGTGTTCGATCCGAGACCTCTCGTGGTTCGACGTCGATCCCGACGTGTCCGTGTTCGGGATCTCGACGGACCGCGTGTTCTCGCACCGGGCGTTCGCAGAGCAGCACGACATCGACTTCCCGTTGCTCTCCGACAGCGACGGCGGCGTCGCGGAGGCGTACGACGTGTTCCGGTCGGAGCTTCTCGGGCATCGACGCGTCTCGAAGCGCGCCCTGTTCCTCCTCGATACGGAGGGAACGGTGCGGTATCGGTGGGTCGGTGAGGGTCCGGAGGCGACTCCGAACCTGACGCCGCTGTACGAGGCGCTGGAAGAGGTCTCGGATTAG
- a CDS encoding cysteine hydrolase has product MSGLEIDADSTAVLITDPQIDFLKPESVVWGKVGETVEENAVVDKIRHLRDAAREGDVRVFYSPHEYENAEYESWEHLNAIDQIMFDTRMFDVAGDGADFVPELEPDDNTFVLSPHKQLSGFWSNDVQIQLRQRGIDTLVLAEMSANLCVESHLRDAVENGFEVLTVTDATAVAGEEALQAALTNYGFIAHETAETDDVVERLAAAK; this is encoded by the coding sequence ATGAGCGGACTCGAAATAGACGCCGACAGCACCGCCGTACTGATCACGGACCCGCAGATCGACTTCCTGAAGCCCGAGAGCGTCGTCTGGGGCAAGGTGGGCGAGACCGTCGAGGAGAACGCGGTCGTCGACAAGATCCGACACCTCCGCGACGCCGCTCGGGAGGGCGACGTGCGCGTCTTCTACTCCCCGCACGAGTACGAGAACGCGGAGTACGAGAGCTGGGAACACCTCAACGCGATCGACCAGATAATGTTCGACACGCGGATGTTCGACGTCGCGGGCGACGGCGCCGACTTCGTGCCGGAGCTCGAACCGGACGACAACACGTTCGTCCTCTCGCCGCACAAGCAGCTCTCCGGCTTCTGGAGCAACGACGTCCAGATCCAGCTCCGCCAGCGCGGGATCGACACGCTCGTGCTCGCGGAGATGAGCGCGAACCTCTGCGTCGAGTCGCACCTGCGCGACGCCGTCGAGAACGGCTTCGAGGTGCTGACGGTGACGGACGCCACGGCGGTCGCCGGCGAGGAGGCACTCCAGGCCGCGCTCACAAACTACGGGTTCATCGCCCACGAGACCGCCGAGACCGACGACGTCGTCGAGCGGCTGGCGGCCGCGAAGTAG
- a CDS encoding histidine kinase, whose translation MDLPSASDRLAFNPEGVAIAVVAFLLTRGTVADLLLTDTGLAMKASAVFVLVVGFGVVLYGVNLAVSARDRAYGRTVLAWFVAGSVAVGIALGPLAMASSPGGATAAAAAVGIVGGGAGLLVGIRGAEADRRQAVVDRQIEQARLLNRILRHEVRNSVTILRGHTDLLFEGQGETADRSKAAITDAIARIDRAVDETRFLTVGTVDGGSALGPVRVDEAVRRHAERTARVESSPSVPSATIRADQYVGRLLDELAALPDGADAGAEPIVVGVRDRHVELSVTAPGAWLSDREREVLVEGIPEQERNDVDYGVPVLRLLVARYGGEISVDAIDDTTTVRVLLPRTGRSASGRDAPGTASGTLWRTLGIGLAAGVAMGAFFQATAGTLPVIGALYGASVSSVGWIAHLFHSAVFATVFTVARSEAAGDLFGDSIGATVAVGIAYGLVLWFVMAGVVMGLWLNTVGVTIPVPNLNAASLAGHLLWGGLVGALSATLPPLPDRRMVRDRISAAVGRWTP comes from the coding sequence ATGGACCTGCCGTCAGCGAGCGACCGTCTCGCGTTCAACCCGGAGGGCGTCGCCATCGCGGTCGTCGCGTTCCTGCTGACGCGCGGAACGGTCGCCGACCTGTTGCTGACGGACACGGGACTGGCGATGAAGGCGAGTGCGGTGTTCGTTCTGGTGGTGGGGTTCGGTGTCGTTCTGTACGGCGTCAACCTCGCGGTCAGCGCCCGGGACCGCGCGTACGGCCGGACCGTCCTCGCGTGGTTCGTCGCCGGTTCCGTGGCGGTCGGAATCGCGCTCGGACCGCTGGCGATGGCGTCTTCGCCCGGTGGTGCCACCGCGGCTGCGGCCGCCGTCGGAATCGTCGGCGGCGGCGCGGGGCTCCTCGTCGGAATCAGGGGGGCGGAGGCGGACCGCCGGCAGGCCGTCGTGGACCGTCAGATCGAGCAGGCGCGACTCCTCAACCGGATCCTCAGACACGAGGTCCGGAACTCCGTCACGATCCTCCGGGGGCACACGGATCTTCTGTTCGAAGGACAGGGGGAAACCGCTGACCGTAGCAAGGCGGCGATCACCGACGCGATCGCTCGGATCGACCGAGCCGTCGACGAGACGCGATTCCTCACCGTCGGCACCGTCGACGGCGGCAGCGCGCTCGGTCCGGTGCGCGTCGACGAGGCCGTACGGCGACACGCGGAACGGACCGCTCGCGTCGAGTCGTCTCCGTCGGTCCCGTCGGCGACGATCAGGGCGGACCAATACGTGGGCCGGCTGCTTGACGAACTCGCGGCGCTTCCCGACGGGGCGGACGCCGGCGCCGAACCGATTGTAGTCGGCGTGCGGGACCGACACGTGGAGTTGTCCGTCACTGCCCCCGGAGCGTGGCTCAGCGACCGCGAACGCGAGGTGCTAGTCGAGGGCATCCCGGAACAGGAGCGCAACGACGTGGACTACGGCGTCCCGGTCCTGCGGCTCCTCGTGGCCAGGTACGGCGGGGAGATCAGCGTCGACGCGATCGACGACACGACGACCGTTCGGGTGCTGCTCCCGCGGACCGGCAGAAGCGCCTCGGGGAGGGACGCGCCGGGGACCGCGAGCGGGACGCTGTGGCGGACGCTCGGCATCGGGCTGGCGGCCGGCGTCGCGATGGGGGCCTTCTTCCAAGCGACGGCCGGAACGCTGCCGGTGATCGGTGCGTTGTACGGGGCGTCCGTCTCGTCGGTGGGGTGGATCGCGCACCTGTTCCACAGCGCCGTGTTCGCGACGGTGTTCACCGTCGCTCGGTCGGAAGCGGCCGGCGATCTGTTCGGCGACTCCATCGGTGCCACCGTCGCTGTGGGGATCGCGTACGGGCTCGTTTTGTGGTTCGTCATGGCCGGGGTCGTCATGGGCCTCTGGTTGAACACCGTGGGGGTCACGATACCGGTCCCGAACCTGAACGCGGCCTCGCTCGCCGGCCATCTCCTGTGGGGGGGACTCGTCGGCGCGCTCTCGGCGACCCTCCCGCCACTCCCCGACCGACGGATGGTTCGAGATCGGATATCGGCCGCCGTCGGACGATGGACGCCCTGA
- a CDS encoding redoxin domain-containing protein → MLQTGQQAPTFELPGAGGGRIDTHGLTEYADSGWAVVVVFYPLDFHPVCTSQMCTLRDSEALSLVENTVVLGISTDGAYSHRAFAEEHRIDFPLLSDSDGRVAEAYGVLADEVDDHRDVARSAVFVIDSDRTVQYAWRSEETADEPDLETVERAARCHGDECELPDGKSYL, encoded by the coding sequence ATGCTTCAGACCGGACAGCAGGCGCCGACCTTCGAGCTCCCCGGCGCAGGTGGCGGCCGGATAGACACGCACGGACTGACCGAGTACGCCGACAGCGGGTGGGCCGTCGTGGTGGTGTTTTATCCGCTCGACTTCCACCCCGTGTGTACCTCGCAGATGTGTACGCTGCGGGACAGCGAGGCGCTGTCGCTGGTGGAGAACACGGTCGTGCTCGGTATCTCAACCGACGGCGCGTACAGCCACCGCGCGTTCGCCGAGGAACACCGGATCGACTTCCCGCTGCTCTCGGACAGCGACGGGCGCGTCGCCGAGGCGTACGGCGTGCTCGCAGATGAGGTGGACGACCACCGCGATGTCGCGCGGTCGGCGGTCTTCGTGATTGACTCCGATCGCACCGTCCAGTACGCGTGGCGGAGCGAGGAGACCGCAGACGAGCCGGACCTCGAGACCGTCGAGCGCGCGGCGCGCTGTCACGGTGACGAGTGTGAGCTCCCGGACGGGAAATCGTACCTGTGA
- a CDS encoding NAD(P)H-hydrate epimerase, translating to MDETPFVGPTSQAVPAVSAEEMRAVDRVAVEDVGLDLPRMMEHAGRGLAEAVLDRRGSGPVAVLAGNGGNGGGGLACARHLANRGLSVRVVLDRDPAEVDGVTAEQLRMLTAMNVPVEAVGGVGSGSDIDASLDGVVVDALIGYGLSGAPRGPAAELIAAAADAAGPVVSLDVPSGVDATTGEAPGAAVDPDVTATLALPKTGLAAVGGDLRLVDLSIPATVYGRVGVEYDDPFGDGFAVSLSRA from the coding sequence ATGGACGAGACGCCGTTCGTCGGTCCGACCAGTCAAGCGGTTCCGGCCGTCAGCGCCGAGGAGATGCGCGCGGTCGACCGCGTCGCCGTCGAGGACGTCGGCCTCGACCTTCCACGGATGATGGAACATGCCGGGCGCGGACTCGCCGAGGCCGTGCTCGACCGTCGAGGTAGCGGTCCGGTCGCGGTCCTCGCCGGCAACGGCGGGAACGGCGGCGGCGGACTCGCGTGTGCCCGCCACCTCGCGAACCGGGGTCTTTCCGTCCGGGTCGTCCTCGACCGAGACCCCGCCGAGGTCGACGGCGTCACCGCGGAACAGCTCCGGATGCTAACGGCGATGAACGTGCCGGTCGAAGCGGTCGGCGGCGTCGGTTCCGGCTCCGACATCGACGCCTCCCTCGACGGCGTCGTCGTCGACGCGCTGATCGGGTACGGGCTTTCCGGCGCGCCACGCGGTCCCGCCGCGGAACTGATCGCGGCCGCGGCCGACGCGGCGGGACCCGTCGTCTCGCTCGACGTTCCCTCCGGCGTGGACGCGACGACCGGCGAGGCGCCGGGCGCCGCGGTCGACCCCGACGTCACCGCGACGCTCGCGCTCCCGAAGACCGGGCTCGCGGCGGTCGGCGGCGACCTCCGGCTCGTCGACCTCTCGATCCCGGCGACGGTGTACGGCCGCGTCGGCGTCGAGTACGACGACCCGTTCGGGGACGGGTTCGCGGTCTCGCTGTCGAGGGCGTGA
- a CDS encoding aldehyde dehydrogenase → MTNPDSLRSERLYVDGQWREGADSITVRDLADGGEFARVAAADSEQAEDALAAAADAQSALRETTPVERARWLESIADELESRADEFTDSIVREAGKPVSSARGAPTNAARRFRLAAGEARDLARTYGEYREGATPGHEDWTAIVRPEPIGTVLCVAPYNYPLQTTVLQVAPALAAGNAVVVKPSSKTPATAALLTDVVVSAADLPDGAFNFVPGRSREIGDTLAGDDRVDTIAMTGSSGAGKHVASESGITNLVMELGGNAPALVFPDADLSDAAGACATGSFKLSGQRCSAVSRVIAHESVHDDLVEQLAATMGSWVAGDLFDESTNFGPLIDESHAEEVAGLVDAAVEDGADLVVGGERDGAFHEPTLLANVPQDAEIIHREQFGPVAAVTTFETEAEAIELANDDELALDASVFTTDHDRAMRVAERVDAGSVRLNGAPSHGLGDVPFGGNDASGINREGIHAAIEQMIRKKSIVL, encoded by the coding sequence ATGACCAATCCCGACTCACTGCGGTCCGAGCGGCTCTACGTCGACGGCCAGTGGCGCGAGGGCGCCGACAGTATCACAGTCCGTGACCTCGCAGACGGCGGCGAGTTCGCTCGCGTCGCGGCCGCCGACAGCGAGCAGGCCGAGGACGCCCTCGCCGCCGCGGCCGACGCGCAGTCGGCGTTACGGGAGACGACGCCGGTCGAACGAGCCCGGTGGCTGGAGTCGATCGCCGACGAACTCGAGTCCCGGGCGGACGAGTTCACCGACTCGATCGTTCGCGAGGCGGGGAAGCCCGTTTCCTCGGCACGGGGTGCCCCGACGAACGCGGCGCGTCGATTCCGGTTGGCGGCCGGCGAAGCCCGCGACTTAGCGCGGACGTACGGGGAGTACCGCGAGGGAGCGACCCCGGGCCACGAGGACTGGACCGCGATCGTCAGGCCCGAGCCGATCGGGACTGTTCTCTGTGTCGCGCCGTACAACTACCCGCTCCAGACGACCGTACTCCAGGTCGCGCCGGCCCTCGCCGCGGGCAACGCCGTCGTCGTCAAACCGTCGAGCAAGACCCCGGCGACGGCGGCGCTCCTCACCGATGTCGTCGTCTCCGCCGCCGACCTCCCGGACGGTGCGTTCAATTTCGTCCCCGGTCGGAGCCGGGAGATCGGCGACACGCTGGCGGGGGACGACCGCGTCGACACCATCGCCATGACGGGGTCCTCGGGCGCCGGGAAACACGTCGCCTCGGAGTCCGGCATCACCAACCTCGTGATGGAACTGGGTGGGAACGCGCCCGCGCTCGTCTTCCCGGACGCCGACCTCTCGGACGCGGCGGGGGCCTGCGCGACCGGTTCGTTCAAGCTCAGCGGGCAGCGCTGCTCGGCCGTCTCTCGCGTGATCGCCCACGAGTCGGTCCACGACGACCTCGTGGAGCAGCTCGCGGCGACCATGGGGTCGTGGGTCGCGGGCGACCTGTTCGACGAGTCGACGAACTTCGGACCGCTCATCGACGAGTCCCACGCCGAGGAGGTCGCGGGGCTCGTCGACGCCGCGGTCGAGGACGGCGCGGACCTGGTCGTCGGCGGCGAGCGCGACGGCGCGTTCCACGAGCCGACGCTGCTCGCGAACGTCCCGCAGGACGCCGAGATCATCCACCGAGAACAGTTCGGCCCCGTGGCCGCCGTGACCACGTTCGAGACGGAGGCGGAGGCGATCGAGTTGGCCAACGACGACGAACTCGCCCTCGACGCCTCGGTGTTCACGACCGACCACGACCGCGCGATGCGGGTCGCCGAGCGCGTCGACGCCGGGAGCGTCCGTCTCAACGGCGCGCCCTCGCACGGGCTGGGCGACGTTCCGTTCGGCGGGAACGACGCCTCCGGGATCAACCGCGAGGGCATCCACGCGGCGATAGAACAGATGATCCGAAAGAAGTCGATCGTGCTCTGA
- a CDS encoding plastocyanin/azurin family copper-binding protein, translating to MTRNIRDTDRRRLLQVLGAGATVGLAGCGSSDDGDDGTDGSDGDDGTDGSDGGDGTDDADESVPGADVLGGPDDLQGSATVEALSLDADRGAGQNVFSPAVAWVEEGATVTWEIASGSHSVTAYHPETDAVLRIPEEAEPFDSGTVSEGTFEHTFETPGVYDYYCRPHRGLGMVGLVVVGEATAGPGTAPIEDLDSAESNGLADLLELAGVEVEAPTATYGWTDGTWDSYWYSLYNMSTTITLSGNGVLFPANDQQRDQFEQRFPAIVEAADADRPPVIEPNLNMAPFTEGDPHFTEQPVFDGDSGRPDARTLTWDRSRSSMTVSPSSLGWTHLKGITWAKNFEDHAEILPPALAPLFRAMVLSTMAQVGTVFGLVSEQGGGNFRLNDENLLLGSAFRPGEGLVDETPRPRHHSAMLWFLSNLNSFAQGGWFGYENPEPLIPAENVQALTNGMGKTTMNAVDPADVENTRLAGELLGAIGWFGTQTNQDQLRSAAADYADGLAGRIESNLDGNGRVDNGADNQAATQGIVGQGLLWASQIDGVDHADTADDVLGYLTEELYDDEAGTFASGSDDSTYTITARDAGDITGGLNAADVLLDRPEVQSQYASFFNQTFNRGRLQRAERPNSRDENAEFTLPLPPMAGGDFGQAAVYNREVAYDTESDEWSVTDDTFDTEMALYLSNQEIWISQWSGEFYDGRGVPGQTNTPE from the coding sequence ATGACACGGAACATACGCGACACCGACAGACGGAGACTGCTACAGGTGCTCGGTGCTGGCGCGACGGTCGGCCTGGCCGGCTGCGGGAGCAGCGACGACGGCGATGACGGGACGGACGGGTCGGACGGCGACGACGGGACCGACGGGTCGGATGGCGGCGACGGAACGGACGACGCCGACGAGTCGGTGCCGGGCGCGGACGTGCTCGGCGGCCCAGACGATCTTCAGGGGTCGGCGACGGTCGAGGCGCTGTCGCTCGACGCCGACCGGGGGGCGGGACAGAACGTCTTCTCGCCCGCCGTCGCGTGGGTCGAGGAGGGCGCGACGGTCACGTGGGAGATCGCGAGCGGGAGCCACTCGGTGACCGCGTACCACCCCGAGACGGACGCGGTGCTGCGGATCCCCGAGGAGGCCGAACCGTTCGACTCCGGAACGGTTTCCGAGGGGACCTTCGAGCACACCTTCGAGACGCCCGGCGTCTACGACTACTACTGTCGACCGCACCGCGGACTGGGGATGGTCGGACTGGTGGTCGTCGGTGAGGCGACGGCCGGACCGGGGACCGCGCCGATCGAGGACCTCGACAGCGCCGAGAGCAACGGGCTGGCCGACCTCTTGGAACTGGCCGGGGTCGAGGTCGAGGCGCCGACGGCGACCTACGGCTGGACCGACGGCACGTGGGACTCGTACTGGTACTCGCTGTACAACATGAGTACGACGATCACGCTGTCGGGCAACGGGGTCCTTTTCCCTGCCAACGACCAGCAACGGGACCAGTTCGAGCAGCGGTTCCCGGCGATCGTCGAGGCCGCTGATGCCGACCGGCCGCCGGTCATCGAGCCGAACCTCAACATGGCGCCGTTCACCGAGGGCGACCCTCACTTCACCGAACAGCCGGTCTTCGACGGCGACAGCGGGCGACCGGACGCCCGGACGCTGACGTGGGACCGGTCGCGGTCGTCGATGACGGTCAGTCCCTCCTCGCTAGGCTGGACCCATCTCAAGGGGATCACTTGGGCGAAGAACTTCGAGGACCACGCGGAGATCCTCCCGCCCGCTCTCGCCCCGCTGTTCCGGGCGATGGTGCTCTCGACGATGGCGCAGGTCGGGACCGTCTTCGGGCTGGTCTCGGAGCAGGGCGGCGGGAACTTCCGACTGAACGACGAGAACCTCCTGCTCGGCTCCGCGTTCCGGCCGGGCGAGGGGCTGGTCGACGAGACGCCGCGCCCGCGCCATCACTCCGCGATGTTGTGGTTCCTCTCGAACCTCAACAGCTTCGCACAGGGCGGCTGGTTCGGCTACGAGAATCCCGAGCCGCTGATCCCCGCGGAGAACGTCCAGGCCCTCACCAACGGGATGGGGAAGACGACGATGAACGCCGTCGACCCCGCCGACGTCGAGAACACGCGGCTGGCCGGCGAGCTGCTCGGCGCGATCGGCTGGTTCGGGACGCAGACGAACCAAGACCAGCTCCGGAGCGCGGCCGCGGACTACGCCGACGGCCTCGCCGGTCGTATCGAATCGAACCTCGACGGTAACGGCCGCGTCGACAACGGCGCCGACAACCAGGCCGCGACGCAGGGTATCGTCGGCCAGGGGCTGTTGTGGGCCTCACAGATCGACGGCGTCGACCACGCGGACACGGCGGACGACGTGCTCGGCTATCTCACCGAGGAGCTGTACGACGACGAGGCCGGTACCTTCGCGTCCGGGTCGGACGACTCGACGTACACCATCACCGCCCGAGACGCGGGCGACATCACCGGCGGGCTGAACGCCGCCGACGTGCTGCTCGACCGACCGGAGGTCCAGTCGCAGTACGCGTCCTTCTTCAACCAGACGTTTAATCGCGGTCGGCTCCAGCGAGCCGAACGACCCAACTCCCGGGACGAGAACGCCGAGTTCACGCTTCCGCTGCCTCCGATGGCCGGCGGCGACTTCGGGCAGGCGGCCGTCTACAACCGGGAGGTCGCGTACGACACCGAGAGTGACGAGTGGTCGGTCACGGACGACACCTTCGACACCGAAATGGCGCTGTACCTCTCGAATCAGGAGATCTGGATCAGCCAGTGGAGCGGTGAGTTCTACGATGGTCGCGGCGTCCCCGGACAGACCAATACGCCGGAGTGA
- a CDS encoding succinylglutamate desuccinylase/aspartoacylase family protein, with translation MTDREPEAFTFDGGRVEPGETEEFRYPVSETYLGDPVRIPVTIINGSRPGPTVFLSAAIHGDELNGIEVVREVSQEWDHSDVCGTLVCLPVLNVQGFVTQERYLPIYERDLNRAFPGKQDSTGSNRIAYRIYRNFIEPCDLGLDFHTSTRGRTNMFHVRADMDDEGAARLARAFGTNLIMAGEGSSGMLRREATDGGVPTVTLEMGEAHRFERELIDHALKGVRSVFAEYGIYQQETVRWPGWRTVIDDWSEKTWLRADSGGIVEMYYEQGELVHEDEVICRIANPFKSDATVVEAPFTGILVGVLENPVVYPGNPLCHFAKIDTMQEDIIESQTDRLHE, from the coding sequence ATGACCGACAGAGAGCCTGAAGCGTTCACGTTCGACGGCGGTCGCGTCGAACCGGGCGAAACCGAAGAGTTCCGCTACCCGGTAAGCGAAACGTATCTCGGCGATCCGGTTCGCATCCCGGTCACGATCATCAACGGGTCACGCCCGGGGCCGACCGTGTTTCTCTCGGCCGCGATCCACGGCGACGAACTCAACGGTATCGAAGTCGTTCGCGAAGTTTCTCAAGAGTGGGACCACTCGGACGTCTGTGGGACGCTCGTCTGTCTCCCCGTTCTGAACGTCCAGGGGTTCGTCACCCAAGAACGGTATCTCCCCATCTACGAGCGGGACCTCAATCGCGCCTTCCCGGGGAAACAGGACAGTACGGGGTCGAACCGAATCGCCTACCGGATTTACCGTAATTTCATCGAGCCGTGCGATCTGGGTCTCGATTTCCACACGTCGACCCGCGGGCGGACGAATATGTTTCACGTTCGTGCAGACATGGACGACGAGGGCGCTGCCCGCCTCGCGCGAGCGTTCGGGACGAACCTCATCATGGCCGGCGAAGGCTCCTCGGGAATGCTCCGTCGCGAAGCGACGGACGGGGGAGTTCCAACGGTCACCTTAGAGATGGGTGAAGCACACCGCTTCGAGCGGGAGTTAATCGACCACGCGCTCAAGGGTGTCCGGAGCGTTTTCGCTGAATACGGCATCTATCAACAGGAGACGGTTCGGTGGCCGGGGTGGCGAACCGTTATCGACGACTGGAGCGAAAAGACGTGGCTCCGGGCCGATTCCGGCGGAATCGTCGAGATGTACTACGAACAGGGCGAGTTAGTTCACGAGGACGAAGTGATCTGTCGGATCGCGAACCCGTTCAAGTCCGACGCGACGGTCGTCGAGGCTCCGTTCACCGGGATCTTGGTCGGCGTACTCGAGAATCCGGTCGTCTATCCCGGTAACCCGCTCTGTCACTTCGCGAAGATTGATACGATGCAGGAGGACATAATCGAATCACAGACCGATCGGCTACACGAGTGA
- a CDS encoding RimK/LysX family protein: MSADEPQTASETTRVGVLSTHNSKETKAILNAVRMLGHEPVWIRNENVTSWIEDGTVHLSPRVDVLVNRMLFTKSDHQLEDLQLAALYEETTPVVNSPRAVTNTLHKYRAGAKLAAAGLPVPDAYFGRSPRTFEEWPEYLSANAAHKHTIGTNGQRMSVVSPTDPIGPKIDDEQSFVQEFLEDSDSRPSDVRVYVVGGKIVGAMRRHAPEGDWRTNVALGGEVEGVTNELGEKPRQIAKEATAVLGLDLAGVDLMPVDGEWFVLEVNATAGFKGLFSATGVSAAPHIARLAIDRVGGRVARSRVVELESTLADSVPDCKPPLVQEDGDDGTLGYTSRIRINGRDGAGQAVAKSDTGAKRTSIDTDLAGRIGAGPLVGTTQVRSGTGNGTETRPLVDVDLCLNGRWRTVTASITDRTEMTYPVLLGRDVLEAYTLDISKTVEE; encoded by the coding sequence GTGAGCGCCGACGAGCCACAGACCGCCAGCGAGACGACGCGCGTCGGCGTCTTGAGCACGCACAACAGCAAGGAGACGAAGGCGATCCTCAACGCCGTTCGGATGCTGGGACACGAGCCCGTCTGGATCCGGAACGAGAACGTCACGTCGTGGATCGAGGACGGGACGGTCCACCTCTCGCCGCGCGTCGACGTCCTCGTGAATCGGATGCTGTTCACGAAAAGCGATCACCAGCTCGAAGACCTCCAACTGGCCGCGCTCTACGAGGAGACGACACCCGTCGTCAACTCTCCGCGGGCCGTGACGAACACGCTACACAAGTATCGAGCGGGGGCGAAGCTCGCGGCGGCGGGCCTCCCGGTTCCGGACGCCTACTTCGGACGGTCTCCGCGAACCTTCGAGGAGTGGCCCGAATACCTTTCCGCCAACGCCGCACACAAGCACACCATCGGGACGAACGGACAGCGGATGTCGGTCGTCTCGCCGACGGACCCGATCGGTCCCAAGATCGACGACGAGCAGTCGTTCGTCCAAGAATTCTTGGAAGACAGTGACAGTCGGCCCTCCGACGTGCGTGTCTATGTAGTGGGTGGAAAAATAGTCGGTGCGATGCGACGCCACGCCCCCGAGGGGGACTGGCGAACCAACGTCGCCCTCGGCGGTGAAGTCGAGGGAGTCACGAACGAACTCGGTGAGAAACCCCGACAGATAGCTAAAGAGGCAACAGCGGTCTTGGGTTTGGACCTGGCCGGCGTCGATCTGATGCCCGTCGACGGTGAGTGGTTCGTCCTCGAGGTCAACGCAACGGCGGGGTTCAAGGGCCTGTTTTCGGCGACCGGAGTCTCTGCGGCCCCGCATATCGCTCGCCTGGCCATCGACCGAGTCGGCGGCCGCGTCGCTCGGTCTCGAGTCGTCGAATTGGAATCGACATTAGCTGATTCGGTGCCGGATTGTAAACCACCGCTCGTACAGGAGGACGGCGACGACGGCACGCTCGGCTACACCTCCCGAATACGAATCAACGGCCGTGACGGAGCGGGACAGGCAGTCGCGAAGTCCGACACCGGTGCCAAGCGGACCAGTATCGACACGGACCTCGCCGGTCGAATCGGCGCCGGACCGCTCGTCGGAACGACACAGGTTCGGTCGGGGACGGGAAACGGGACGGAAACCCGCCCGCTGGTCGACGTCGATCTGTGCCTGAACGGGCGATGGCGGACCGTCACGGCCAGTATCACCGACCGGACGGAGATGACCTATCCCGTCCTGCTCGGTCGGGACGTCCTCGAAGCCTACACGCTCGATATCAGTAAGACGGTGGAGGAATAG